From a single Silene latifolia isolate original U9 population chromosome 6, ASM4854445v1, whole genome shotgun sequence genomic region:
- the LOC141587572 gene encoding F-box/kelch-repeat protein At3g23880-like: MRSSKKPTSSSNLPYIPPEILIQIFPTLPVKTLLRFRCVCKSWRSIIDNPDFVHMHFQHSRINSENNTSNKLLLSFEGMGCSEDVGCVLTVRHAETLGKIDRIFRTHSGKYRIIGSCNGLILVGLYAPHGHLKQLRLWNPCIRKSFLFPTCPLRLDWIGDFVWYLFGFAPRSQDYKVIGFAPDYIRGVENGIIYFAVYTLSNQEWTVRKDPLNVAILNNHSRRGLFDYVSTAVFFRGAGHWLGKIDNHRNAFTHLVSFDFDQEKLTFLELPFTCEEKGSLRFLFFLGGSLAVLGISKVSSSIWMLEQDNQKGPWTLSFSGNSSEDGYEVFELCHGKLEKVFYCESDGGYFICGNKIYNIGSCQVQPFKKYMSSHLKLEKYWESLVLFKGYRARDLRSSP; encoded by the coding sequence ATGAGGAGCAGCAAGAAACCCACGTCATCATCGAATTTGCCGTATATCCCACCtgaaattttgattcaaattttCCCAACATTACCGGTGAAAACTCTATTACGATTCAGGTGCGTATGTAAATCTTGGCGTTCCATTATCGATAACCCTGATTTCGTTCACATGCATTTCCAACATTCGCGTATCAATTCTGAAAATAATACGAGTAATAAATTATTGTTATCCTTTGAGGGTATGGGATGCTCTGAAGACGTAGGTTGTGTATTGACAGTTCGCCATGCTGAAACTCTTGGTAAAATCGATCGCATTTTTAGAACACATTCGGGAAAGTACCGTATTATAGGTAGCTGTAATGGCTTGATTTTAGTGGGACTATATGCTCCTCACGGTCACCTTAAACAATTGAGATTATGGAACCCTTGTATTCGCAAATCGTTTTTATTTCCAACTTGCCCACTTCGCTTAGATTGGATCGGCGACTTTGTTTGGTATTTGTTTGGGTTCGCCCCTCGTAGTCAAGATTATAAAGTGATTGGGTTTGCCCCTGACTATATTCGCGGTGTAGAGAATGGAATAATCTATTTTGCAGTATATACACTCAGTAATCAAGAATGGACCGTCAGAAAAGATCCCCTTAATGTCGCTATTCTCAACAATCATAGTAGGCGTGGCCTATTTGACTATGTATCAACTGCTGTTTTCTTTCGAGGCGCAGGACACTGGCTTGGAAAAATTGATAACCATAGGAATGCATTTACTCATCTTGTTTCCTTCGACTTCGATCAGGAAAAATTAACCTTTTTGGAACTGCCATTTACTTGCGAAGAAAAAGGCTCCTTGAGGTTTCTGTTTTTTCTTGGGGGGTCGTTAGCCGTTTTGGGTATTTCTAAAGTAAGTTCCAGCATATGGATGTTAGAACAAGACAACCAAAAGGGGCCGTGGACTCTATCGTTTTCAGGGAATTCAAGTGAGGATGGTTATGAAGTATTCGAGTTGTGCCATGGTAAGCTTGAGAAAGTGTTCTATTGTGAGAGTGATGGCGGCTATTTTATTTGCGGGAATAAGATTTATAATATAGGCAGTTGTCAAGTACAGCCGTTCAAAAAATATATGAGCTCTCATTTAAAACTGGAGAAGTATTGGGAGAGCTTGGTTTTGTTCAAAGGATACCGAGCCCGTGATTTGAGATCCTCCCCATGA